The following are encoded in a window of Ensifer adhaerens genomic DNA:
- a CDS encoding glycoside hydrolase family 88/105 protein — protein sequence MNPTDYFDQFAHRYSPYKGGSWCYEDGCLYRGLQLLFQATGEKRWMDHLHRLADRQIGPDGSLLGYDPTEYNIDHILAGRSLFALARDTGDARYLAAAEHLAGQLESHPRIPQGNYWHKKRYPHQVWLDGLYMGLPFQIEYALATDRPALVTDALRQFSTALSLTATPAGLYVHGYDDSRKQLWSDPETGKSPAVWARAVGWLAMALVDALALLPDDEISGPHRLRARQLLGELMARQTSSGLWMQVLDAPNLEGNYEESSASAMFAYALIRAARLGLVEPDRASETIAAGRRALDALLSMRLIADAQGITRLTTIVCVAGLGGFEGTYRDGTPGYYLAERLVSDDPKGVGPLMMAFAESVSKRVDQSLSPGTSVMGQRNRADLTG from the coding sequence ATGAACCCGACCGACTATTTCGACCAGTTCGCGCATCGCTACAGTCCCTACAAGGGCGGGAGCTGGTGTTACGAAGACGGCTGCCTCTACCGAGGCCTTCAGCTGCTGTTTCAGGCGACGGGCGAGAAACGTTGGATGGACCATCTTCACCGGCTGGCCGATCGGCAAATCGGGCCCGATGGCTCACTCCTCGGCTACGATCCCACAGAATACAATATCGACCACATTCTCGCCGGACGATCGCTCTTTGCCTTGGCCAGGGATACCGGCGACGCCCGCTATCTCGCGGCGGCAGAACATCTGGCTGGTCAACTCGAAAGCCATCCGCGCATCCCCCAGGGCAACTACTGGCACAAGAAGCGCTACCCACACCAGGTCTGGCTCGATGGGCTCTATATGGGCCTGCCGTTTCAAATCGAATATGCGCTGGCCACGGATAGGCCGGCGCTTGTTACTGACGCCCTTCGGCAATTTTCGACGGCGCTTTCGCTAACGGCGACCCCGGCCGGCCTCTATGTTCATGGTTACGACGACAGCCGAAAACAGCTGTGGTCCGATCCGGAGACAGGCAAATCGCCTGCCGTGTGGGCACGGGCTGTTGGCTGGCTGGCGATGGCGCTCGTGGATGCGCTGGCGCTTCTACCTGATGACGAAATCTCCGGTCCTCATCGGCTGAGGGCACGCCAGCTTTTGGGGGAACTCATGGCGCGGCAGACATCGTCTGGCCTCTGGATGCAGGTGCTTGACGCACCGAACCTCGAAGGCAACTACGAGGAAAGCTCGGCCTCCGCCATGTTTGCCTATGCGCTGATCCGCGCCGCACGCCTTGGGCTCGTCGAACCTGATCGAGCGTCAGAGACAATCGCGGCCGGCCGCCGCGCACTCGACGCTCTGCTCTCTATGCGGCTCATTGCCGACGCCCAGGGCATAACCAGGCTGACGACGATCGTCTGCGTTGCAGGTCTCGGAGGCTTCGAAGGCACGTACAGGGACGGTACGCCCGGCTACTACCTCGCAGAACGGCTGGTGAGCGACGATCCCAAGGGCGTCGGTCCGCTGATGATGGCCTTCGCCGAAAGTGTCAGCAAACGTGTCGATCAGTCGCTCTCACCCGGGACGAGCGTCATGGGCCAGAGGAACCGCGCAGATCTCACCGGGTAA
- a CDS encoding ABC transporter substrate-binding protein codes for MRMTVKNAALASVAYGALALATAAHAAELRMAWWGGESRHVATQKAIAACGEKYGHTVKGEFTGFDGYLEKLTTQMAGKTEADIVQVNWPWLPLFSKNGDGFADLRTLQAIDLSNWSEADLAAGSMNGVLQGLSVSTTGRVFFFNATTFEKAGVPIPKTWEEFFATTATIKEKLGKDYYTFNAVKETAQLLTTLAVVQKTGKDLVDPETNRVAWTPEELAEGISFLGKLVETGAIRSQKEEAADGNVNLFEKPSWAEGKVAGSYEWDSTYSKYADPLKDGQVLTPVPMLKLADAVTDGVYRKPSMVFSISKNSKDPAAAAQIVNCLLNEPEGIDALGTSRGLPASKAAATRLGEKGEPEVRAANAIVLAAGGPTVSPFNEHPEIRAAFIDTLEEYAYGQLDAKEAAEQIIDTVNDVLAKFD; via the coding sequence ATGAGAATGACAGTAAAGAACGCTGCGCTCGCCAGCGTTGCATATGGCGCTCTCGCGCTCGCCACGGCAGCGCACGCCGCTGAGCTACGCATGGCGTGGTGGGGCGGCGAGAGCCGCCACGTTGCCACCCAGAAGGCGATCGCAGCTTGCGGTGAAAAATATGGCCATACCGTCAAAGGCGAGTTCACTGGTTTTGACGGCTACCTCGAAAAGTTAACGACCCAAATGGCCGGCAAGACCGAGGCCGATATCGTGCAGGTCAATTGGCCGTGGCTGCCGCTGTTTTCGAAAAATGGTGACGGTTTTGCGGACCTGCGGACGCTCCAGGCGATCGATCTTTCCAACTGGAGCGAAGCCGATCTCGCGGCGGGCTCAATGAACGGCGTCTTGCAGGGGCTTTCCGTCTCGACCACCGGCCGCGTCTTCTTCTTCAATGCCACGACCTTCGAGAAGGCCGGGGTGCCTATCCCGAAAACCTGGGAAGAGTTCTTCGCTACGACGGCAACGATTAAGGAGAAGCTTGGCAAGGACTATTACACCTTCAACGCCGTCAAGGAGACCGCGCAACTTCTAACGACATTGGCCGTCGTCCAGAAGACCGGAAAGGATCTCGTCGATCCTGAGACCAACCGTGTTGCCTGGACACCTGAGGAGCTGGCTGAAGGCATTTCCTTCCTCGGCAAGCTGGTCGAGACCGGCGCCATTCGCTCCCAGAAGGAAGAGGCCGCCGACGGCAACGTCAATCTGTTCGAGAAACCCTCTTGGGCCGAGGGGAAGGTCGCCGGTTCCTATGAATGGGATTCGACCTATTCCAAGTATGCCGATCCGTTGAAGGACGGTCAGGTGTTGACGCCCGTGCCGATGCTCAAGCTTGCTGATGCGGTAACGGACGGCGTCTATCGAAAGCCCTCCATGGTGTTCTCGATCTCGAAGAATTCGAAGGACCCAGCGGCTGCGGCGCAAATCGTCAACTGCCTGTTGAACGAGCCGGAGGGGATCGATGCACTCGGTACCTCTCGCGGCCTGCCGGCGTCGAAGGCCGCTGCCACTCGCCTTGGCGAAAAGGGCGAGCCCGAGGTGCGCGCCGCCAATGCCATCGTGCTGGCCGCCGGCGGGCCGACGGTTTCGCCGTTCAATGAACACCCAGAGATCCGCGCCGCCTTCATCGATACGCTCGAGGAATACGCCTACGGGCAGCTCGATGCCAAGGAGGCGGCAGAACAGATCATCGATACGGTGAACGACGTTCTCGCCAAGTTTGACTGA
- a CDS encoding glycoside hydrolase family 28 protein, whose amino-acid sequence MTRPSIIALSARTAALCLPARGALYHLPATAKWRLSSSDGDNQMRQGETSLAVPLLHELQPRTRYRFEAEGFEAVEFDTPSCAGLVDAAEFGLVLDVLPEDFDGARRNAAALREAVAAVPVGGTLRVPAGVWTAFPVKLKSHMTFHLSQGAVLRAPSVRRGWPILPARDASGRMLGSWEGLPADCFAAPLHAVGVKELTIEGQGTLDGSGDRGDWWTWPKETRDGARRPRGLHLVSCSNVQLLGFAIRNAPSWTIHPQGCRQLTAAGLFISAPFDSPNTDGFNPESCRDVTITGVRFSVGDDCIAVKAGKRGPNGEDDHLSETRGVRVSHCLMERGHGGLVIGSEMSGGVHDVSIENCAMVGTDRGLRLKTRRGRGGAITDIAMRSVLMDGVETALSANAHYHCDADGHDAWVQSRQPAPVDVGTPVIDGVTIEDVEIRKLAHVAGTFLGLPEAPIRNIKIRRLKIVSFNYEATAAPPVMADGIRPMRHETIVSEQADVDCDEPALLSTAAISTHFE is encoded by the coding sequence ATGACCCGACCATCCATCATCGCGCTGTCGGCGCGAACGGCGGCGCTTTGCCTGCCGGCACGCGGAGCGCTATACCACCTGCCGGCGACAGCGAAGTGGCGCCTTTCCTCGTCCGACGGGGACAATCAGATGCGGCAGGGAGAGACCTCCCTTGCTGTGCCTCTGCTGCACGAGCTTCAACCTCGCACACGTTACCGCTTCGAAGCGGAAGGGTTTGAAGCGGTCGAGTTTGACACCCCGTCCTGCGCGGGGCTCGTCGACGCCGCCGAGTTTGGTCTTGTCCTTGATGTTCTTCCCGAGGATTTCGACGGTGCCCGCCGGAATGCGGCTGCTTTGAGAGAGGCCGTTGCTGCGGTTCCGGTGGGCGGTACGTTGAGGGTGCCGGCTGGGGTCTGGACGGCATTTCCGGTCAAACTCAAGAGCCACATGACTTTCCACCTTTCCCAAGGGGCGGTCTTGCGAGCGCCGTCGGTGCGGCGCGGATGGCCCATCCTGCCCGCCCGTGACGCGTCCGGCCGGATGTTGGGGAGCTGGGAAGGCCTTCCGGCCGACTGTTTCGCAGCTCCGCTCCATGCCGTTGGCGTGAAAGAGTTGACAATCGAGGGGCAGGGCACGCTCGACGGTTCCGGCGATAGGGGCGACTGGTGGACCTGGCCGAAAGAAACGCGTGACGGTGCACGCCGCCCGCGCGGCCTTCATCTCGTTTCCTGCTCAAATGTGCAGCTCCTTGGCTTTGCCATCCGCAATGCGCCCTCCTGGACGATCCACCCGCAGGGCTGCAGGCAATTGACGGCGGCAGGACTATTCATTTCCGCTCCGTTCGACAGCCCAAATACCGATGGCTTCAATCCTGAAAGTTGTCGCGACGTGACAATCACCGGCGTGCGCTTTTCCGTCGGGGATGATTGCATCGCCGTGAAGGCCGGCAAACGCGGCCCAAATGGTGAGGATGACCATCTGAGCGAAACGCGTGGCGTGCGGGTGAGCCACTGCTTGATGGAGCGTGGCCACGGGGGGCTCGTCATTGGTTCGGAAATGTCTGGTGGCGTGCACGACGTTTCGATCGAGAATTGCGCCATGGTCGGTACAGATCGCGGCCTGCGCCTTAAGACGCGGCGCGGGCGTGGTGGAGCGATCACCGATATCGCTATGCGCAGCGTTCTTATGGACGGCGTCGAGACCGCGCTTTCTGCCAACGCACACTACCATTGCGATGCCGACGGCCACGACGCCTGGGTGCAATCCCGCCAGCCGGCTCCAGTCGATGTGGGCACGCCTGTCATCGACGGCGTCACGATCGAGGATGTCGAGATCCGGAAGTTGGCCCATGTCGCCGGTACCTTCCTTGGCCTGCCGGAGGCCCCAATCCGCAACATCAAAATTCGTCGGCTCAAGATCGTCTCCTTCAACTACGAGGCCACAGCCGCTCCTCCTGTCATGGCCGACGGGATCCGACCGATGCGGCATGAAACGATCGTCTCGGAACAAGCGGACGTCGATTGCGACGAGCCGGCGCTCCTGAGCACCGCCGCGATATCAACGCACTTCGAGTGA